A single region of the Pseudomonas mandelii genome encodes:
- a CDS encoding lipoate--protein ligase family protein, with translation MTSIVSLTVEAGLQAEQDLLASVCAGDVEFGLLFWQPSDRALVMPRRLNRLPGFETACEVSAAAGWPVLLRETGGEPVPQSASTINIALVYAPPRSEGDQNRIESAYRRLCDPICQLLDELGGVSSLGEVDGAFCDGRFNVNLDGRKMVGTAQRWRQSKGGTRPVGLVHGALLLDNERESMVAAVNRFNEACGLEQRVRVESHIALHEKFAAPDALGRLDALYRQLLADMFKA, from the coding sequence ATGACCTCAATCGTCTCTTTGACTGTCGAAGCCGGCTTACAGGCCGAACAGGATCTGCTGGCGTCTGTCTGTGCCGGTGATGTTGAGTTTGGTCTGCTGTTCTGGCAACCCAGCGACCGCGCACTGGTCATGCCCCGACGCCTGAATCGTCTACCCGGCTTCGAAACGGCCTGCGAAGTCTCAGCCGCCGCCGGTTGGCCGGTGCTGTTGCGTGAAACCGGCGGCGAGCCAGTGCCGCAATCGGCTTCCACCATCAATATCGCCCTTGTCTACGCACCCCCGCGTAGCGAAGGCGATCAAAATCGAATCGAAAGCGCTTACCGCCGACTCTGCGACCCGATCTGTCAGTTACTGGATGAGCTGGGCGGCGTTTCGTCCTTGGGCGAAGTCGACGGCGCATTCTGCGATGGCCGTTTCAACGTTAACCTCGACGGCCGCAAGATGGTCGGCACTGCCCAGCGCTGGCGCCAGAGCAAGGGCGGCACGCGTCCGGTCGGGTTGGTACACGGTGCGTTGTTGCTGGATAACGAACGCGAGTCGATGGTCGCCGCAGTCAATCGCTTCAATGAAGCCTGCGGCCTGGAGCAGCGGGTTCGCGTCGAAAGCCACATTGCCCTGCATGAGAAATTTGCCGCACCCGATGCGCTCGGGCGGCTTGATGCGCTTTATCGCCAGTTGCTGGCAGACATGTTCAAGGCTTAG
- a CDS encoding histidine triad nucleotide-binding protein — MDTLFTKIINREIPAKIIYEDDQVLAFHDIAPQAPVHFLVIPKKAVRTLNDLTEEDKALAGHILFTAQRLALELGCEEGFRVVMNCNELGGQTVYHIHMHVLGQRQMHWPPG, encoded by the coding sequence GTGGATACTCTGTTCACCAAGATCATCAACCGGGAAATCCCGGCGAAGATCATCTACGAGGACGACCAGGTACTGGCCTTCCACGACATCGCCCCACAGGCACCGGTGCATTTTCTGGTCATTCCGAAAAAAGCGGTGCGCACCCTCAACGACCTCACCGAGGAAGACAAGGCTTTGGCCGGACATATTCTGTTCACCGCCCAGCGCCTGGCCCTGGAACTGGGCTGCGAAGAAGGTTTCCGTGTGGTCATGAACTGCAATGAACTGGGCGGGCAGACTGTCTACCACATTCATATGCATGTGCTGGGTCAGCGCCAGATGCACTGGCCGCCGGGCTGA
- the coq7 gene encoding 2-polyprenyl-3-methyl-6-methoxy-1,4-benzoquinone monooxygenase: MTTQRHYSPIDRLLLQADAAMRTLLPFSGQPYRPSPAIVQPDAQMSDEDTRHVAGLMRINHTGEVCAQALYQGQALTAKLPHVRAAMEHAAEEEIDHLVWCEQRIQQLGSHTSILNPLFYGMSFGIGAVAGLISDKVSLGFVAATEHQVCKHLNEHLEQLPAEDEKSRAILEQMRIDEEHHAESALDAGGFRFPAPVKFGMSLLAKVMTKSTYRI; this comes from the coding sequence ATGACTACCCAGCGTCACTACTCGCCGATTGACCGTCTTCTGCTGCAAGCCGATGCCGCGATGCGAACGTTGCTGCCTTTCAGTGGCCAGCCATACCGTCCGTCGCCAGCCATCGTGCAGCCGGATGCGCAAATGAGTGACGAAGACACCCGCCACGTTGCTGGCTTGATGCGCATCAACCATACCGGTGAAGTCTGCGCCCAGGCGCTGTATCAGGGTCAGGCCCTGACTGCCAAGCTGCCGCACGTGCGGGCCGCCATGGAACATGCTGCCGAAGAAGAAATCGATCACCTGGTCTGGTGCGAGCAACGCATCCAGCAACTGGGCAGCCACACCAGCATTCTCAACCCGCTGTTCTACGGCATGTCGTTCGGGATTGGCGCAGTGGCCGGATTGATCAGCGACAAGGTCAGCCTGGGTTTTGTCGCCGCCACCGAGCATCAGGTGTGCAAACACTTGAACGAGCACCTCGAGCAATTGCCGGCGGAAGATGAAAAGTCCCGGGCCATTCTCGAGCAAATGCGGATTGATGAAGAACATCATGCCGAGAGTGCGCTGGATGCCGGAGGTTTTCGTTTTCCGGCGCCGGTGAAGTTCGGGATGAGTCTGTTGGCCAAGGTAATGACCAAGAGTACCTACCGGATCTGA
- the speD gene encoding adenosylmethionine decarboxylase, with protein sequence MKSKLKLHGFNNLTKTLSFNIYDICYAETPQDQQAYVEYINKEYNAKRLTQILTEVVDIIGANILNIASQDYEPQGASVTILISEEPVTPTDSQIEESPGPLPEIILAHLDKSHITVHTYPEIHPDDGIATFRVDIDVSTCGVISPLKALNFLIHQFDSDIVTVDYRVRGFTRDVEGKKHFIDHEINSIQNYLSEDTRGAYQMTDVNVYQENLFHTKMLLKNFELDNYLFGDATSNLSSEQRAQVTDRVKHEMLEIFYARNMPN encoded by the coding sequence GTGAAAAGCAAACTCAAGCTCCACGGGTTCAATAACCTGACAAAGACCTTGAGCTTCAACATCTATGACATCTGCTACGCGGAAACCCCGCAAGACCAACAGGCTTACGTCGAGTACATCAATAAAGAGTACAACGCGAAACGCCTGACGCAGATCCTCACGGAAGTTGTCGATATCATTGGTGCCAACATCCTGAACATTGCCAGTCAGGACTATGAACCCCAGGGCGCCAGCGTCACGATTCTGATCTCTGAAGAGCCGGTAACCCCGACCGACAGCCAGATCGAAGAATCGCCGGGCCCGTTGCCCGAGATTATCCTGGCCCATCTCGACAAGAGCCACATCACGGTGCACACCTACCCGGAAATCCACCCGGACGACGGCATTGCGACATTCCGTGTGGACATTGACGTGTCGACCTGTGGCGTGATTTCACCGCTTAAAGCGCTCAACTTCCTGATTCACCAGTTCGATTCGGACATCGTGACCGTGGATTATCGCGTGCGCGGCTTCACCCGTGACGTGGAAGGCAAAAAGCACTTCATCGACCACGAGATCAACTCGATCCAGAACTACCTGTCCGAAGACACCCGCGGCGCGTACCAGATGACCGACGTGAACGTGTACCAGGAAAACCTGTTCCACACCAAAATGCTGCTGAAGAACTTCGAACTGGATAACTACCTGTTCGGCGATGCCACCAGCAACCTGTCTTCCGAGCAGCGTGCTCAGGTGACTGACCGTGTGAAACACGAAATGCTGGAAATCTTCTACGCGCGCAACATGCCGAACTAA
- the crp gene encoding cAMP-activated global transcriptional regulator CRP, translated as MVAIAPTPKIKNLDKLLMHCQRRRYAAKSNIICAGDRSETLFFIIKGSVTILIEDDDGREMIIAYLNSGDFFGELGLFEQAGLEQERSAWVRAKIECEVAEISYAKFRELSQQDPDILYVLSGQIAQRLRNTTRKVGDLAFFDVTGRVARCLLELCKQPDAMTHPDGMQIKVTRQEIGRIVGCSREMVGRVLKDLEERNLVDVKGKTMVVFGTR; from the coding sequence ATGGTTGCTATTGCCCCAACCCCCAAAATCAAGAACCTCGACAAGCTGTTGATGCATTGCCAGCGCCGTCGTTATGCGGCCAAGAGCAACATCATTTGTGCCGGTGATCGCTCGGAAACGCTGTTCTTCATCATCAAGGGTTCGGTCACGATCCTGATCGAGGATGACGACGGCCGCGAAATGATCATCGCCTACCTGAACTCCGGGGACTTTTTCGGTGAGTTGGGTCTGTTTGAACAAGCTGGGCTTGAGCAGGAACGCAGCGCTTGGGTACGCGCGAAGATCGAGTGTGAAGTCGCGGAAATCAGCTATGCAAAATTCCGCGAGCTGTCCCAGCAAGATCCAGACATTCTTTACGTGCTCAGCGGACAAATCGCACAGCGTCTGCGCAATACCACGCGCAAGGTCGGCGACCTGGCCTTCTTCGACGTAACCGGTCGTGTCGCCCGCTGTCTGCTGGAACTGTGCAAACAGCCGGATGCCATGACCCACCCGGACGGCATGCAGATCAAAGTGACCCGCCAGGAAATCGGCCGGATTGTCGGTTGTTCACGGGAGATGGTCGGTCGCGTGCTCAAGGATCTGGAAGAACGCAACCTGGTGGACGTCAAAGGCAAGACCATGGTGGTCTTTGGTACGCGCTAA
- a CDS encoding SDR family NAD(P)-dependent oxidoreductase has translation MTRYALITGASSGIGLAMAEALARRGRSLILVARQRDQLESIAIELTQRFGVEVLFRACDLGEPLRLSGFLLELEEGDRQIDLLVNCAGIGTCGPFLAQDWMTEQDLIEVNILALTRLCHAIGNSMALQGGGQILNVASMAAFQPGPWMSTYYASKAYVLHFSEGLRVELKKCAVKVSVLCPGPTRTGFFRTAQLDTGKLADSNMLMSPEEVALYTVRALEKNRAIIIPGRGNRWRALLPRLGSRWLNRTIAGMVNKAYCPR, from the coding sequence ATGACCCGTTACGCTCTGATCACTGGCGCTTCCAGTGGGATCGGCCTGGCGATGGCCGAAGCGCTGGCCCGCCGAGGCCGCAGCCTGATTCTGGTGGCCCGACAACGTGATCAGCTGGAAAGTATTGCCATTGAACTGACCCAACGCTTTGGCGTGGAAGTGCTGTTCCGCGCCTGTGACCTCGGCGAACCGCTACGGCTGTCCGGGTTCCTGCTGGAACTGGAAGAAGGTGACCGGCAAATCGATTTGCTGGTCAACTGCGCCGGCATCGGCACCTGCGGACCCTTTCTGGCCCAGGACTGGATGACCGAGCAGGACCTGATCGAAGTGAACATCCTGGCCCTCACCCGCTTGTGCCATGCCATCGGGAACAGCATGGCCTTGCAGGGGGGCGGACAAATTCTGAACGTCGCTTCAATGGCGGCATTCCAACCCGGCCCGTGGATGAGCACGTACTACGCCAGCAAAGCCTATGTGCTGCATTTTTCCGAAGGGTTGCGCGTCGAACTGAAGAAATGTGCGGTCAAGGTCTCGGTGCTGTGCCCCGGCCCAACCCGTACCGGGTTCTTCCGTACCGCTCAACTGGACACCGGCAAACTGGCCGACAGCAACATGCTCATGAGTCCCGAAGAGGTTGCGCTGTATACGGTGCGCGCCCTGGAGAAAAATCGAGCGATCATCATTCCCGGTCGAGGCAATCGCTGGCGCGCCCTCCTGCCACGGCTTGGCTCTCGCTGGCTCAATCGGACAATCGCTGGCATGGTCAACAAGGCCTACTGCCCGCGCTGA
- a CDS encoding OsmC family protein yields the protein MKARIQWAGEAMFLGESGSGHVVVMDGPPDAGGRNLGVRPMEMLLLGVGGCSNFDVVSILKKSRQAVESCEAFLEAERATEDPKVFTKIHMHFVVKGRGLKEAQVKRAIELSAEKYCSASIMLGAAGVAITHDYEIIELG from the coding sequence ATGAAGGCACGCATCCAATGGGCTGGCGAAGCCATGTTCCTCGGTGAATCCGGCAGTGGACACGTCGTGGTCATGGACGGTCCGCCCGATGCAGGTGGTCGCAACCTGGGTGTCCGGCCGATGGAAATGCTTCTGCTGGGTGTCGGCGGTTGCAGCAATTTCGATGTGGTCAGCATCCTCAAGAAGTCCCGTCAGGCCGTCGAAAGCTGTGAAGCCTTTCTCGAAGCCGAGCGTGCGACCGAGGATCCGAAAGTCTTTACCAAGATCCACATGCACTTCGTGGTCAAGGGCCGGGGGCTGAAAGAAGCCCAGGTCAAACGCGCCATCGAGCTGTCGGCGGAGAAGTATTGCTCGGCTTCGATCATGCTGGGCGCGGCTGGCGTGGCCATTACCCACGACTACGAAATCATCGAACTCGGTTGA
- the trpC gene encoding indole-3-glycerol phosphate synthase TrpC, translated as MSVPTVLENILARKVQEVAERSARVSLAELESLAKAADAPRGFAQALIAQAKSKQPAVIAEIKKASPSKGVIREHFVPADIAKSYEKGGATCLSVLTDIDYFQGADAYLQQARAACNLPVIRKDFMIDPYQIVEARALGADCVLLIVSALDDVKMAELAAVAKSVGLDVLVEVHDGNELERALKTLDTPLVGVNNRNLHTFDVSLETTLDLLPRIPRDRLVITESGILNRADVELMEISDVYAFLVGEAFMRAESPGTELQRLFFPERGGPVSGSTLD; from the coding sequence ATGAGTGTACCGACGGTTCTGGAAAACATTCTGGCCCGCAAAGTCCAGGAAGTCGCCGAGCGTAGCGCCCGTGTGAGTCTGGCGGAGCTGGAAAGTCTGGCCAAGGCGGCCGATGCACCCCGTGGTTTTGCCCAGGCATTGATTGCTCAGGCCAAGTCGAAACAACCGGCCGTCATTGCCGAAATCAAGAAAGCGTCGCCAAGCAAAGGCGTGATCCGCGAGCACTTCGTTCCCGCCGACATCGCCAAAAGCTACGAGAAGGGCGGCGCGACGTGCTTGTCGGTGCTGACCGATATCGATTACTTCCAGGGTGCCGATGCGTATCTGCAGCAGGCGCGGGCAGCGTGCAACCTGCCGGTGATCCGCAAGGATTTCATGATCGACCCGTACCAGATCGTCGAAGCCCGTGCCTTGGGCGCTGACTGCGTGTTGTTGATCGTCTCCGCACTGGACGACGTGAAAATGGCCGAGCTGGCGGCCGTGGCCAAAAGCGTCGGCCTTGATGTGCTGGTAGAAGTCCATGATGGCAACGAGCTGGAGCGGGCCTTGAAAACCCTCGACACGCCACTGGTCGGCGTGAACAACCGCAACCTGCACACCTTTGACGTCAGCCTGGAAACCACCCTTGACCTGTTGCCACGTATTCCGCGTGATCGCCTGGTGATTACCGAAAGCGGCATTCTCAACCGGGCCGATGTGGAACTGATGGAAATCAGCGACGTGTACGCGTTCCTGGTGGGCGAGGCATTCATGCGCGCTGAAAGCCCGGGCACTGAACTGCAGCGCCTGTTCTTTCCTGAGCGCGGCGGTCCGGTCAGCGGTTCGACCCTCGACTGA